The following are encoded together in the Lepidochelys kempii isolate rLepKem1 chromosome 7, rLepKem1.hap2, whole genome shotgun sequence genome:
- the LOC140915393 gene encoding uncharacterized protein, translating to MQSSSAQVTMMESQNRKRAPARTEREVRDLIAVWGEESVLSELRSSFRNAKTFVKISQGMKDRGHNRDPKQCRVKLKELRQAYQKTREANSRSGSEPQTCRFYDELHAILGGSATTTPAVLFDSFNGDGGNTEAGFGDEEDDDDEEVVDSSQQASGETGFPDSQELFLTLDLEPVPPEPTQGCLLDPAGGEGTSAACVSMITGSSPSQRLVKLRKKKKRTRDEMFSELMLSSHTDRAQTNAWRQIMSECRKAQNDREERWRAEESKWRAEESKWRAEDRAEAQMWRQRDERRQDSMLRLLQDQTRMLQCMVELQQRQLEHRLPLLPLCNQPPSSPSPIASTPRRPRTRCGGLRPTSHSTTEDCPKKRRLSFNKF from the exons atgcagagctcatcagcacaggtgaccatgatggagtcccagaatcgcaaaagagctccagcacggaccgaacgggaggtacgggatctgattgctgtttggggagaggaatccgtgctatcagaactccgttccagttttcgaaatgccaaaacctttgtgaaaatctcccagggcatgaaggacagaggccataacagggacccgaagcagtgccgcgtgaaactgaaggagctgaggcaagcctaccagaaaaccagagaggcgaacagccgctctgggtcagagccccaaacatgccgcttctatgatgagctgcatgccattttagggggttcagccaccactaccccagccgtgttgtttgactccttcaatggagatggaggcaatacggaagcaggttttggggacgaagaagatgatgatgatgaggaggttgtagatagctcacagcaagcaagcggagaaaccggttttcccgacagccaggaactgtttctcaccctagacctggagccagtaccccccgaacccacccaaggctgcctcctggacccagcaggcggagaagggacctctg ctgcatgtgtttcaatgatcacaggatcttctccttcccagaggctagtgaagcttagaaagaaaaaaaaacgcactcgcgatgaaatgttctctgagctcatgctgtcctcccacactgacagagcacagacgaatgcgtggaggcaaataatgtcagagtgcaggaaagcacaaaatgaccgggaggagaggtggagggctgaagagagtaagtggcgggctgaagagagtaagtggcgggctgaagacagggctgaagctcaaatgtggcggcagcgtgatgagaggaggcaggattcaatgctgaggctgctgcaggaccaaaccagaatgctccagtgtatggttgagctgcagcaaaggcagctggagcacagactgccactgctgcccctctgtaaccaaccgccctcctccccaagtcccatagcctccacacccagacgcccaagaacgcggtgtgggggcctccggccaaccagccactccaccacagaggattgccccaaaaaaagaaggctgtcattcaataaattttaa